TCCTATATTATTAGGAAACATTGAAAATATAAAAAACATTATAAAAGAAAATAGTCTCCATCTTGATAATGTAACCATTATTGACCAAAGGTGTAGTTCACAAGAGAAAAAACGAAAAGAATTTGCTAAAATACTTAGTGAGAAACGCCATAGAAAAGGATTAACATTTGACGAAGCATACGAACTTATGTTTAATCCTAATTATTTTGGGACAATGATGATTGAAACAGGCGAAGCAGATGCTTTTATTTCAGGTTTTTCAAGTAAATTTGCCGATACTATTCGTCCTGCTCTCCAGATATTTGGCACAAAACAAGATCTAAATCATATAGCTGGAATGTATGTGGTTATGACAAAAAAAGGTCCTTATTTCTTTGCTGACTGTACTGTTAACAGGCATCCTAATGCACAAACACTTGTTGATACAACCTTGCTTGCAGCAGAAGAAGTACGTAAATTTAATATTGAACCAAAAATAGCAATGGTTTCGTATTCAAATTTCGGTTCAACAAGAACAGGAACACCGCAAATTGTCAGAGATGCTGTTCATATTTTACATAAAGAACACCCCGAGCTGATTGTTGATGGTGAAATGCAAGCTAATTTTGCTTTTAATAAAGAAAAAAGAAAAACAAAATTCCCTTTCTCAAAACTTGCTGACCATGATGTTAATACAATAATTTTTCCTAACCTTAACTCAGGAAACATTGCTTACAAAATGATGCAGGAAATTGGAGAAGCCGAAATTATCGGACCTATTTTAATGGGAATTTCAAAACCTATACATATTTTACAGCTTGAAAGCACAGTACGCGAAATTATTAATATTACATCTATTGCTGTTGTTGATGCACAATGTGTATAAAATAAACTTTTAAATAAAATTTTAAAATACCCGCAAGGTTAACCTGCCGATAGGCATGGTTTTGTAAACCTTGCGGGTTTTCATATCTAATTCAATTGCTGAGTCCACTATGAAAAGACCTAACAGGTTTGTTCCTGATAGTCAAGGCTTGACTTAAACTGTTAATTGTGGCTAAAATGCCTAATTTTAAAGGAGTCAAGCCTTGACTTGCGGATTTTAGGAATTAATAAATTGTTATTGGATAACAATAGAACAATCAAGCAATAGAGCAATAGAATCATTATTCTAATTCAAATTTTAAAAAACTACTATTTAATTCCTGTATTTTATCGTAAATATTTTTTACTGCTACTATTTTATTAACAGGAACTACATTATGGGTTATTGCAAAAAAACCGGAAATTTTAACTGAATTTGTTTTTATTTGTTCAATAGTAATTGTTAGTTTTCCAAAATCATTTTCAATTTCAACATTTTCAAATGTGTTTAATAATTTGATGTTTTTGTTAAATTGTAAAAAATAAGTATATGTATCTTGTCCAAAAAAATCAGGATAAAAATCTAATTGACGATTGTTAATATCAAAATCATTATAAATAATAAAATTAAACCAGTTTTTTAAATTCAAAGTAATAGTATCTCCATATATTTTTAACAAGTCGTTACACTTATATTGAGCTTTAATGCTTGCTTGAAAAGGGTACTCCTTATTAAGTATTTTGTTTTCATTGCTGATTAATTCAACATTATTATTTATTTCCCAAATCTTTTTGTTATATAATTCATTTATTGTCAGGTCTTTATGTTCGTGTTGATATAAACCCCTTATAAGTGTTGAATACTGTCCCGATAAAGTAGTTTTTGAATTAAAATTAAGTGATAAATCATCCAAATTTATATCTACGAGAATGTTATTTATGCGTATATTCTCTTTTATAGAACCTCTTGGTGTTGTAGTTGTTCTGAAACACTCATTAATTGGCTTTTTCCTATTCAGGTAATCATTTAAACAAACCAACCTTGTTGTTGCATTTTCAAAATAAAATGGAATTTCATTAAGATAATAGCCATATTGAGATTTTTTAGGATACAAATATTGAAGATGTCCGTTTTTTAAAATTACAGATAACAAATAATCACTATCATACATAGGGGCAAAATAGTCATCACTAATTTGTCCAATCCTTTTGTCTATTAAGTAGGTAGTATAAAAATCCAAGTTTATTTTTGAAATCAGAGCAGCATATAAATTATATCTGCTTATATCGCGTATAGTTTTTTTAGAAACAAAATTCCCAATTCTTTCATCTCTTGTATCATATTCTTTAAAATAATCAATATCACTAACAAACTGAAATTCATCAACAATAGTATTATGAAGTTTTTTTAACTTTAAATACCCTGTACTATCATTTTCAATATTACGGGTTTCGTTTTCAATAAATTTATTTATCTGTAAATATTGTTTTGTTTTAACACCTTGATATACTGATGTCAAAATAGACAACTGTTTTCTTTCTCTTTGGTAGGCAAATAATGAATAAAATGGAATAAATCTTTCTTCAAATGTGTATGGTATAGTATATAATAATTCGTATGGTTTTATCGAAAAAACCAAATAGGGTAATGACATATATGGGCGAGCTCCATCTTCATTAATACATCCGTAAATATTTTTTAATTGCCAATAGTAAGATTTTTTTTCTTTTGTATTAATAATACTATCAGGAGCGGCATTATTATAATATTTTATATTAATATTTAATTTCGGTGAATGATTAAGAGTTAATGAATAATTTTGTTTAAATAAGTCATTATGAAAAAATATTCTAAACGAAGATAATAAATAAGTATTTTCAATATACTTTACATTATACTTATATTCAATAATTAGTTCATCATCAATACTCAAATTATTAATTTTATAAATATATTTTTTATATGTTCCATATCGGTTATTCTCCATAACCATAGATATTTCATCAATAGATTTTTTTATTTCAGCATCCCTAATTTCTCCGTTTTTATTTATTATTTTTCCGGTAAAAAAGCTAATTTTAATATGAGAGTAAACATTTTCATAATTTCTGTCTTTTGGGGAGTGTGTAAAATATGTGGGGTCAAATGTTTCCGGCAGAACAAATTTTGAATATTTTTTTACTTCATTTAAAGATAATATTTTAATATTCAGCTTTTTATAAACATTAAAATAAATATAATCAGCTTTTTTTCCAGTAATTGTAATTTCGTTATGTTCATTTAATATAATAGTTTCATTAGTATCTTCTGTAAACTCGGAAATAACAGGTTGAAGCAAATAATTTGAATTTTCCTTTCCTAAAAGAGTTAAACTAAATAATACGAAAAAGAAACATAAATTGTAATGTGTTTGCATAATCTAAAAAATATTTTATGGTTTTTACTATTTTTGATTAGTCCTTGCAAGAAAATCCTTGTAATTTATAATTATGCTGTCATTTCGAACGAAGTGAGAAATCTCATTCAATTGATATACATTGTATTATAAGATTTCTCCTTTCAGTTGAAATGAAAAAAAAGTATTTTCTTACTGACATTAATTAATTTTTAACTTTCAATGTTTACTTGCAAATTTTATACCAAAAACCCGCACGGTTTTGAAAAGCTTGCGGGTCTATTTTAAATCGGGATTATGAATATTTCTTAAACATGTTGGTTATTCCAACACTATTTTTTCAACAGCTATTCCATTATTAGTTATTACTTTAACAAAATAAATTCCTTTTGGCTCTTTACTTAAATCTATTTCTGTCTTATCTTTAAGTATTGAAATTATTTTTCCCGTTATATCTGTTACTTCAATTGTTTGTATGCCCGCCTGTCCGGCAGGTAGGTTTTTTGTTTTAATTTTAATTATACCTGTTGTTGGATTTGGGTAAACAGAAATTTTTTTATCTATAATATGCTCATTAATTCCAACAGGGTCCCCTGCATATCTGGCAAGTGCAAAATCACTTGGTTCATAAAATAAGGTTCCTGCAACCACAATTTTTCCATCATTTTGTATTGCTACGGCTCTAACTTGATTACTATAATTTTCAATATCAGTTGTTACTATGCCATCAGTACCAAAAGTATTATCTAATGTGCCATTGATATTATATCTTACAAGTGCAAAATCAGTATTCATATCATCATTATATGAGTATCCTGCTGTAACAATTTTTCCGTTAGTTTGTATTGCTACTGCCCAAGCATAATTAGACTTATCATTAATATCAGTTCTTACTATTCCGTTTGTTCCAAAAGTATTATCTAATGTTCCGTCTGTATTGTATCTTACAACTGCGAAATCGGCATCAGATCCACCTGCTGTAACAATTTTTCCATCAGTTTGTAATATTATTGCGCGAGCAAAACCATTATCAGTTATTATTATTCCGTTTGTTCCGAAAGTATTATCTAATGTGCCATTTGTATTGTATCTTAGAACTGCAAAATCGGTACCAGATGAACCTGCTGTAACAATTTTTCCATCAGTTTGCACTGCAACTGCAGAAGCATTATCATCAGTGCTGCTAACAGCAGTAATTACTTTACCTTCTGCACCAAATGAATTATCCAAAGTTCCATCTGTATTGTATCTTATAACTATAATATCACTATTATAATAAGTAATATATATATTTCCTGTAACAACAATTTTCCCGTCAGTTTGTATTGCTACTGCATAAGGCCAATCATAATATTCACCAACAGGGGTTATTACTATTCCATTTGTTCCAAAGGTATTATCTAAAGTACCATCAGAATTATATCTTATAACTGCTATATCATAATCTGTACCATTAGATGAAATTCCTGTAACAACAATTTTTCCATCAGTTTGTATGGCTATTGCACGTGTTTCATCATTAAGATTGTTAATATCAGTTGTTACTATTCCGTCTGTTCCAAAAGTATTATCTAATGTTCCGTCTGTATTATATCTTACAAGGGAA
This window of the Bacteroidales bacterium genome carries:
- a CDS encoding T9SS type A sorting domain-containing protein; protein product: MKKYTLIILTLLTTINVFTQTPGSLDLSFGDAGIVITDLSNYSDFVYSMAIQTDGKIVVTGESYNGENTDFSLVRYNTDGTLDNTFGTDGIVTTDINNLNDETRAIAIQTDGKIVVTGISSNGTDYDIAVIRYNSDGTLDNTFGTNGIVITPVGEYYDWPYAVAIQTDGKIVVTGNIYITYYNSDIIVIRYNTDGTLDNSFGAEGKVITAVSSTDDNASAVAVQTDGKIVTAGSSGTDFAVLRYNTNGTLDNTFGTNGIIITDNGFARAIILQTDGKIVTAGGSDADFAVVRYNTDGTLDNTFGTNGIVRTDINDKSNYAWAVAIQTNGKIVTAGYSYNDDMNTDFALVRYNINGTLDNTFGTDGIVTTDIENYSNQVRAVAIQNDGKIVVAGTLFYEPSDFALARYAGDPVGINEHIIDKKISVYPNPTTGIIKIKTKNLPAGQAGIQTIEVTDITGKIISILKDKTEIDLSKEPKGIYFVKVITNNGIAVEKIVLE